The following are from one region of the Gammaproteobacteria bacterium genome:
- the infB gene encoding translation initiation factor IF-2 yields the protein MSETTVQGLAEQIGIEVEKLLGQLKAAGIEKSRASDTLSDDEKMSLLAYLRGGGDAEAPGSGKRITLKRKTTSEVTQNVRGATRTVKVAVRKKRTFVKRSEIEQQRAEEEARRKAEEEAKAQAEEEARRKAEEEAKAQAEEEAKAQAEEVPTTADETAPVKEKQDEEVKTSETKEEEAAEKKAGRKKPSRDREEFRTKAEREAERKELSLKSGSKNRGKPGKTRSAGRGAKVVTQLSEKHGFEKPTAPVIREVIIPETISVGELAQRMSVKAAEVIKIMMTMGSMVTINQILDRETASIVVEEMGHKVLAAKPDNPEALLEAEEQGLEGRPRPPVVTVMGHVDHGKTSLLDFIRETRVASGEAGGITQHIGAYHVETDRGVVTFLDTPGHEAFTAMRARGAKATDLVILVVAADDGVKPQTIEAIHHARNAEVPIVVAINKIDKPEAEPDRVRQELVGQEVIPEDWGGNEQFIHVSAKTGEGIDALLDAVLLQAEVLELKAPDEGRATGIVVEARLDKGRGPVATILVQQGTLKKGDILLAGREYGRVRAMLDEAGRPVATAGPSIPVEIQGLSGVPNAGEEVTVVQSERKAREIALYRQGQFKDVQLARQQAAKLSNMFNQMTEGEVQTLNLVIKADVQGSVEALTDSLEKLSSDEVRVKVVHGMVGGINESDVNLAVASGAILIGFNVRADAGARRLVETHDVDLHYYSVIYDAVNEVKAAIGGMLSPEIKEQIVGLAEVRDVFRSPKLGAIAGCFVIEGYVKRNLPIRVLRDNVVIFEGELESLRRFKDDVGEVKAGTECGIGVKNYNDVKVGDQIEVFEKVEVARTLD from the coding sequence ATGTCTGAAACTACAGTACAAGGTCTTGCCGAACAGATTGGCATCGAAGTCGAGAAACTGCTAGGCCAGTTAAAGGCTGCCGGTATCGAAAAGTCCCGTGCCAGTGACACGCTCAGTGATGACGAGAAAATGTCATTGCTGGCCTATTTGCGTGGCGGCGGTGATGCCGAAGCGCCGGGCTCAGGCAAACGAATCACGCTGAAGCGGAAGACGACCAGTGAAGTCACGCAAAATGTGCGTGGTGCGACCCGGACGGTCAAGGTGGCGGTGCGCAAGAAGCGTACATTTGTAAAGCGCAGCGAGATCGAACAGCAGCGCGCTGAAGAAGAAGCGCGTCGCAAGGCTGAAGAAGAAGCCAAGGCCCAGGCTGAAGAAGAAGCGCGTCGCAAGGCTGAAGAAGAAGCCAAGGCCCAGGCTGAAGAAGAAGCCAAGGCCCAGGCTGAAGAAGTGCCGACCACTGCCGACGAAACAGCGCCGGTTAAGGAGAAGCAGGACGAAGAGGTCAAGACCTCAGAGACCAAAGAGGAAGAAGCAGCAGAGAAAAAGGCTGGCCGCAAAAAACCTTCGCGCGATCGCGAAGAATTCCGGACCAAGGCCGAGCGCGAAGCAGAGCGTAAAGAGCTTAGCCTCAAGAGCGGCAGCAAGAATAGGGGCAAACCTGGCAAGACCAGATCTGCCGGCAGGGGCGCCAAGGTAGTGACCCAGCTTTCCGAAAAACACGGTTTTGAAAAGCCTACTGCTCCCGTAATTCGAGAAGTCATTATTCCTGAAACCATTTCCGTGGGCGAGCTTGCCCAGAGAATGTCGGTCAAGGCAGCTGAAGTAATCAAAATAATGATGACCATGGGCAGCATGGTCACCATTAACCAGATACTGGATCGTGAAACTGCATCAATCGTGGTTGAAGAGATGGGTCACAAGGTGCTGGCCGCGAAGCCGGACAATCCTGAAGCTCTGCTGGAGGCGGAAGAGCAAGGTCTCGAAGGCAGGCCACGTCCTCCCGTGGTAACTGTGATGGGCCATGTTGATCACGGCAAGACATCATTGCTGGATTTTATCCGGGAAACCCGCGTCGCCAGTGGCGAAGCCGGGGGTATCACCCAGCATATAGGCGCCTACCATGTTGAAACCGATCGTGGCGTTGTGACGTTCCTGGATACGCCGGGCCACGAAGCATTTACCGCCATGCGTGCACGCGGAGCCAAGGCCACCGACCTGGTTATTCTGGTGGTAGCCGCCGATGATGGCGTCAAACCGCAAACTATTGAAGCCATTCACCACGCGCGCAATGCCGAAGTACCTATTGTTGTTGCCATTAACAAGATCGACAAGCCGGAAGCTGAGCCTGACCGCGTCAGACAGGAACTGGTGGGCCAGGAAGTCATTCCTGAAGACTGGGGTGGTAACGAACAGTTTATTCATGTATCTGCAAAGACCGGTGAAGGTATTGACGCCTTGCTGGATGCGGTGTTGTTGCAGGCCGAGGTGCTGGAATTGAAGGCGCCTGACGAGGGCCGGGCAACGGGTATCGTGGTTGAAGCCAGGCTCGACAAGGGTCGTGGACCCGTCGCTACTATCCTTGTACAGCAGGGCACGCTGAAGAAGGGCGACATTCTTCTTGCCGGTCGTGAGTATGGCCGTGTTCGTGCCATGCTGGACGAAGCCGGCAGGCCGGTGGCGACGGCTGGCCCTTCCATCCCTGTCGAGATCCAGGGCTTGTCAGGTGTGCCCAATGCCGGCGAGGAGGTGACTGTCGTCCAGAGTGAGCGCAAGGCTCGCGAAATCGCGCTGTACCGCCAGGGCCAGTTCAAGGATGTTCAGCTTGCGCGCCAGCAGGCGGCCAAGCTTTCCAATATGTTTAACCAGATGACTGAAGGCGAAGTGCAGACACTGAACCTGGTTATCAAGGCCGATGTACAGGGCTCCGTCGAGGCACTGACTGATTCACTGGAAAAACTGTCAAGCGATGAAGTTCGCGTGAAAGTGGTTCACGGCATGGTCGGCGGTATCAATGAGTCTGACGTAAACCTTGCGGTCGCCTCTGGCGCAATCCTGATCGGCTTCAATGTTCGCGCTGATGCCGGTGCGCGCCGCCTGGTTGAAACGCATGATGTTGATCTTCACTATTACAGCGTTATCTATGACGCGGTGAATGAAGTGAAAGCGGCCATTGGCGGCATGTTGTCACCCGAAATCAAGGAGCAGATTGTTGGCCTGGCCGAGGTACGCGACGTGTTCCGCTCGCCGAAGCTCGGCGCCATTGCCGGCTGCTTTGTAATTGAAGGCTACGTCAAGCGTAACCTGCCGATTCGCGTATTGCGCGATAATGTCGTGATATTTGAGGGTGAGCTTGAATCCCTGCGTCGATTCAAGGATGACGTTGGCGAAGTCAAGGCGGGTACAGAGTGCGGTATTGGCGTCAAGAATTACAATGACGTCAAGGTGGGTGACCAGATCGAAGTATTTGAGAAGGTCGAAGTCGCGCGAACGCTTGACTAG
- the nusA gene encoding transcription termination factor NusA: MDEILLIVDAVSREKGVEKEIIFQAIEAALATATRKKHEGDIDARVTIDRNTGAYDTVRIWEVIEDDAELEFPDRQIFVSDARKVVPEAEVGGTVEDPLEPVEFGRIAAQAAKQVIMQKVREAERSRIVEEFADRKGEMVTGLVKRMERGDAIIEIGSTEAVLQRSAMIPRESLRPGDRIRAYLADVRPVPRGPQLFLSRVAPELLIELFKLEVPEAGEGLITIHSAARDPGVRAKIAVSTSDARIDPIGACVGMRGSRVQSVSNELAGERVDIILWAGDPAQFVISSLAPAEVESIVVDEDAKSMDVIVDESQLSLAIGRGGQNVRLASELTGWEINIMTAEVSEEKTMKESEELVQQFVKDLDVDEEIAGILVQEGFTNLEEVAYVPKQEIMEIEGFDEELVEELRNRARDVLLTKAIVMEEQLGMAEPTEDLLGMEGMDETLARMLANKGIKSMEDLAEQAVDELIELGIEGVDEEKATTLIMTARKPWFDEE, encoded by the coding sequence GTGGATGAGATCCTGTTGATCGTTGATGCAGTGTCCCGGGAAAAAGGCGTGGAAAAGGAAATTATTTTCCAGGCCATTGAAGCGGCGTTGGCAACAGCAACGCGCAAGAAACATGAAGGTGATATTGATGCCCGGGTAACGATTGATCGTAATACCGGTGCTTATGACACCGTTCGCATCTGGGAAGTTATCGAAGATGATGCTGAACTGGAGTTCCCGGATCGCCAGATTTTTGTAAGTGATGCCAGGAAAGTGGTGCCGGAAGCCGAAGTTGGTGGAACTGTAGAAGATCCGCTTGAGCCCGTGGAATTTGGCCGCATTGCGGCGCAGGCGGCCAAGCAGGTAATCATGCAGAAAGTGCGTGAAGCTGAGCGTAGCCGCATCGTTGAAGAGTTCGCTGATCGCAAGGGCGAAATGGTTACCGGCCTGGTCAAGCGCATGGAGCGCGGTGATGCCATTATTGAAATTGGCTCAACAGAAGCGGTTTTGCAACGTTCAGCCATGATACCTCGCGAAAGCCTGCGTCCGGGCGACCGGATTCGCGCCTACCTGGCCGATGTGCGTCCGGTACCGCGTGGACCACAGCTGTTTTTGAGCCGGGTTGCTCCCGAATTGCTGATTGAGTTGTTCAAGCTTGAGGTTCCTGAAGCCGGGGAGGGCCTGATTACGATTCATAGTGCTGCTCGTGATCCCGGCGTACGGGCCAAGATTGCGGTGAGCACATCAGATGCCCGAATTGATCCTATTGGCGCCTGCGTGGGCATGCGCGGGTCACGGGTCCAAAGTGTCTCCAACGAGCTTGCCGGTGAGCGTGTCGACATTATTCTCTGGGCCGGCGATCCGGCGCAGTTTGTTATCAGCTCTCTTGCGCCGGCAGAGGTCGAATCCATTGTCGTGGATGAAGACGCCAAGAGTATGGATGTGATTGTTGACGAGTCACAGCTGTCGTTGGCTATAGGCCGCGGCGGCCAGAATGTACGCCTTGCCAGTGAGCTTACCGGCTGGGAAATCAACATCATGACCGCGGAAGTCTCGGAAGAAAAAACCATGAAGGAGTCCGAGGAACTGGTGCAACAGTTCGTCAAGGACCTCGATGTGGACGAAGAGATTGCCGGTATCCTGGTTCAGGAAGGGTTTACCAATCTTGAAGAAGTGGCCTACGTGCCCAAGCAGGAAATCATGGAAATCGAAGGTTTTGACGAAGAACTGGTCGAGGAGTTGCGCAATCGTGCCCGCGATGTATTGCTGACCAAGGCTATTGTCATGGAAGAACAACTTGGCATGGCGGAACCGACAGAGGACCTGCTCGGCATGGAAGGCATGGACGAGACGCTTGCGCGCATGTTGGCCAATAAAGGCATCAAGAGCATGGAAGACCTGGCCGAGCAGGCGGTTGATGAGCTGATTGAGCTTGGAATCGAAGGTGTGGATGAAGAAAAGGCGACAACCCTGATCATGACTGCTCGCAAGCCCTGGTTTGACGAAGAGTAG
- the rimP gene encoding ribosome maturation factor RimP, with product MTQQLEKLFRILEPSVSALGFELVEIELAGGGNQTLLRLYIDSEEGVNVDDCADVSRQVSAVLDVEDPIAGRYTLEVSSPGLDRPLVKPSDFIQRIGETVKVRLYQAIDGRRKFKGELVSADENRVVIDSGGSTHELKYSDMERARLVPKF from the coding sequence GTGACGCAGCAGTTAGAAAAACTTTTCCGCATACTGGAGCCCAGTGTGTCAGCACTGGGGTTTGAATTGGTGGAAATCGAGCTGGCGGGCGGTGGTAACCAGACCCTGTTGAGGCTGTATATTGACAGCGAGGAAGGCGTCAACGTGGATGACTGTGCAGATGTCAGTCGCCAAGTCAGTGCGGTGCTGGATGTTGAAGACCCGATTGCCGGTCGTTATACGCTGGAAGTGTCGTCTCCAGGACTGGATAGGCCACTGGTCAAGCCATCTGACTTTATTCAGCGTATTGGCGAAACCGTGAAGGTAAGGTTGTATCAAGCCATTGATGGCAGGCGCAAATTCAAAGGCGAGCTGGTTTCTGCAGATGAGAACCGGGTCGTGATTGATAGTGGCGGTTCGACCCATGAGCTGAAATATTCAGACATGGAGCGGGCCAGACTGGTACCCAAGTTTTAG
- a CDS encoding FKBP-type peptidyl-prolyl cis-trans isomerase produces the protein MAELIIEDIVAGDGKQVSGRGQSVRVHYTGWLEDGTEFDSSVSRNEPFQFPVQVGYVIPGWDQGVIGMRVGGKRRLTVPPHLGYGEAGAGGVIPPNATLIFEIELLRVSD, from the coding sequence ATGGCAGAGCTCATTATAGAAGATATTGTTGCCGGCGACGGGAAACAGGTGAGTGGGCGAGGGCAGTCTGTACGGGTCCACTACACCGGTTGGCTTGAAGACGGTACCGAGTTTGATTCCAGCGTCAGTCGCAATGAGCCGTTCCAGTTTCCGGTGCAGGTAGGTTATGTGATTCCCGGCTGGGACCAAGGGGTGATCGGGATGAGGGTCGGCGGCAAGCGCAGGCTCACGGTTCCACCTCATCTTGGCTATGGCGAAGCCGGGGCAGGCGGCGTTATTCCGCCTAATGCAACACTGATTTTCGAGATTGAGCTGCTTAGAGTCAGTGACTGA
- a CDS encoding phage portal protein, giving the protein MKSKTQKNNAKATGSGAVEVFTFGDPTPVMEARDLMGYFESSWNGRYYEPPFNVASLAKSYRANPHHSSAIQVKRNIISSAFIPHKKLSRQQFERFALEQIVFGNSYLEKIENALGGVLRYESPLSKFVRAGKNGEYLYIPNYYDSYPFKSGSIYHLIEPDINQDIYGAPDYLSGLQSAWLNEAATLFRRKYYLNGSHAGFVFYMTDPAQDIKDVDNIRAALKEAKGPGNFRNLFMYSPNGKKDGIQIIPIAEVQAKDEFFNIKNVSRDDVLAAHRVPPQLMGIVPNNAGGFGDIEKAARVFARNELLPLQERMKDFNAWAGEEVISFGPYEISVPGTGQKIKIEVD; this is encoded by the coding sequence ATGAAAAGCAAGACACAAAAAAACAATGCCAAAGCAACAGGCTCGGGCGCGGTTGAGGTTTTTACGTTTGGCGATCCGACTCCGGTTATGGAGGCGCGCGACCTTATGGGATACTTCGAGTCGTCCTGGAATGGCAGATACTACGAGCCGCCGTTTAATGTGGCGTCGCTCGCGAAAAGTTACAGGGCAAACCCTCACCACTCGAGCGCGATCCAGGTAAAGCGCAACATTATCTCGAGCGCATTTATCCCTCACAAAAAACTAAGTCGCCAACAGTTCGAGCGGTTCGCATTAGAGCAAATTGTTTTCGGCAATAGTTATCTCGAGAAAATCGAAAACGCGCTCGGTGGCGTGTTGCGATACGAGTCGCCGTTGTCGAAGTTCGTCCGCGCCGGCAAAAATGGCGAATATTTATACATCCCGAATTATTACGATAGTTATCCCTTTAAATCGGGGTCAATCTATCACTTGATTGAGCCGGACATTAATCAGGATATTTACGGCGCGCCGGATTATTTGTCGGGCTTACAAAGCGCATGGCTTAACGAGGCCGCGACCTTGTTTCGCCGAAAATATTATTTAAACGGCAGCCACGCCGGTTTTGTTTTCTATATGACAGATCCGGCGCAAGACATTAAAGACGTCGACAATATCCGCGCAGCGTTGAAAGAGGCCAAAGGGCCGGGCAATTTTCGCAATCTGTTCATGTATTCGCCGAACGGGAAAAAAGACGGGATTCAAATAATCCCAATCGCCGAGGTTCAGGCTAAAGACGAATTTTTTAATATCAAAAACGTATCGCGCGACGACGTGCTCGCCGCGCATCGCGTCCCGCCTCAGTTAATGGGGATCGTTCCGAATAACGCCGGCGGCTTTGGCGATATCGAAAAGGCGGCGCGTGTGTTCGCGCGTAATGAGTTGTTGCCATTGCAGGAGAGAATGAAAGACTTTAACGCCTGGGCTGGCGAGGAGGTTATTAGCTTCGGGCCTTACGAGATATCGGTTCCCGGTACAGGCCAGAAAATAAAAATCGAGGTCGACTAG
- a CDS encoding terminase family protein, which produces MAIEATENPTRREAALLYFQGYGTTEIARELGESKSTVASWKRRDQWDDVSPIDRVKASIDARLALLVNKNNKTERDLNEIDCLMRALERAARVRKYDETGKESDLNPKLANKKKNRKKQKNFLDEDQVAALVEAFETSLFGYQRQWRGAGTNNRIRNILKSRQIGATWYFAREALVDACETGRNQIFLSASKAQAHVFKLYILAFVYEVTGVELSGDPIVLWNGATLYFLGTNARTAQSYHGNIYMDEYFWIPRFSEFRKVASGMAVHKKWRQTYLSTPSALTHEAYSFWTGDRLNKGRSKDNKIKIDVSHKALKAGRLCEDGQWKQIVNINDAIAGGCDLFDLDELRLDYTDDEFRNLFLCEFIDDSMSIFTLAHLEKCLVDSWVVWRDIRPLAERPYGNKRVWIGYDPSRTRDAAAVAVLAPPVSAGAKFRIIERLKFQNMRFDLQAEEIKKLTQKYNVEKMSIDTNSIGLGVFDLVRLFFPTAIGLNYSPEVKTRLVLKAQSIIEGGRLEFDAEYKDVAGAFMSIRKTITKSGNAITYESVRSDEFGHGDLAWATMHALDLEPLTAIDAGGAASQCSIVEIF; this is translated from the coding sequence ATGGCAATCGAAGCAACAGAAAACCCGACCAGGCGAGAGGCCGCGCTCCTGTATTTTCAGGGATACGGGACGACTGAGATCGCGCGCGAGCTGGGCGAATCAAAATCGACCGTCGCGTCGTGGAAGCGTCGCGACCAGTGGGACGACGTCTCGCCCATTGATCGAGTAAAAGCAAGCATCGACGCCCGGCTCGCCCTGCTCGTAAATAAAAACAACAAAACTGAGCGCGACCTTAACGAGATCGACTGTTTAATGCGCGCGCTCGAACGTGCTGCGCGGGTGCGAAAGTACGACGAGACCGGAAAGGAATCCGACCTCAATCCAAAGCTCGCCAACAAAAAGAAAAATCGCAAAAAGCAAAAAAACTTCCTCGACGAGGACCAGGTCGCCGCGCTTGTTGAAGCGTTCGAAACTTCTCTTTTTGGTTATCAGCGCCAATGGAGAGGCGCCGGCACCAATAACCGGATCCGCAACATTTTAAAAAGCCGGCAGATCGGCGCGACGTGGTATTTCGCGCGCGAGGCGCTTGTCGATGCTTGCGAGACTGGCCGTAATCAAATTTTTCTCTCGGCATCAAAGGCCCAGGCGCACGTTTTTAAATTGTATATTCTCGCGTTCGTCTATGAGGTAACGGGCGTCGAGCTGTCCGGCGATCCTATCGTTTTATGGAATGGCGCGACGTTGTATTTCCTGGGAACAAACGCCAGGACGGCGCAGAGTTATCACGGCAATATATACATGGACGAGTATTTCTGGATCCCGCGGTTTTCCGAGTTCCGTAAAGTCGCGTCGGGGATGGCGGTCCACAAAAAATGGCGTCAAACATACTTGTCGACGCCGTCGGCCTTGACTCATGAGGCTTATTCGTTCTGGACCGGCGACCGACTAAACAAAGGCCGCTCAAAAGATAATAAAATTAAAATAGACGTCTCGCATAAAGCATTAAAGGCGGGCCGGCTTTGTGAGGATGGGCAATGGAAACAAATCGTAAACATTAACGACGCGATTGCCGGCGGCTGCGACTTGTTCGATCTTGATGAGTTGCGCCTGGATTATACCGACGACGAGTTTCGTAATTTGTTTTTATGTGAGTTTATCGATGACTCAATGTCGATATTTACGCTCGCTCATTTGGAGAAATGCCTGGTCGACTCGTGGGTTGTTTGGCGTGACATAAGGCCTCTCGCCGAGAGGCCTTATGGCAATAAACGCGTTTGGATCGGTTACGACCCAAGCCGGACAAGAGACGCCGCCGCCGTTGCTGTGCTCGCGCCGCCCGTGTCTGCCGGCGCCAAGTTTCGCATAATTGAGCGGCTTAAATTTCAAAACATGCGATTTGATTTGCAAGCCGAGGAAATAAAAAAACTCACGCAAAAATATAACGTCGAGAAAATGTCGATCGATACAAACTCCATAGGGCTCGGGGTGTTTGATTTGGTGCGATTGTTTTTCCCGACGGCGATCGGGCTCAACTATAGCCCCGAGGTAAAAACCCGGCTCGTACTTAAAGCGCAATCGATCATCGAGGGCGGCCGGCTAGAGTTTGACGCGGAATATAAAGACGTCGCCGGCGCGTTTATGTCGATACGCAAGACAATAACAAAGTCGGGGAACGCCATAACTTATGAGTCGGTAAGATCCGACGAGTTCGGGCATGGCGACCTTGCCTGGGCAACAATGCACGCGCTCGACCTTGAGCCGCTAACCGCCATTGATGCTGGCGGCGCGGCGAGTCAATGTTCCATAGTGGAGATTTTCTGA
- a CDS encoding GPO family capsid scaffolding protein encodes MKNLLSKFFRVALEGATTDGREITREWIEQMSASYDRTKYGARIWLEHFRGILPDSPFAALGDVYALESRVEPDGKLGLYAQIVPTAGLVAMNQAKQKIYTSIEVDDNFAESGQAYLVGLGVTDSPASLGTEALQFSAAAKAPIFAERKQKPTNLFSSAVEIALEFDEVSDPEPSIFTKVKNLLSAQSSDHAERFGAIEKSVAAIAEAHASTSEKNASFAAAVAELQKQVKASADQYSELLSNFNSLKAALENTPANHAQRPPITGGDGHVRAEY; translated from the coding sequence ATGAAAAACCTTTTGTCCAAATTTTTCCGCGTTGCCCTGGAGGGCGCCACGACTGACGGCCGCGAGATAACTCGCGAATGGATCGAGCAAATGTCTGCAAGCTATGACCGCACAAAATACGGCGCGCGGATCTGGCTCGAACACTTCCGCGGCATTTTGCCCGACTCGCCGTTCGCCGCCCTGGGCGACGTTTACGCGCTGGAGTCGCGAGTCGAACCTGACGGCAAGCTCGGCTTGTATGCGCAAATTGTCCCGACCGCCGGGCTTGTTGCGATGAATCAGGCAAAACAAAAAATTTATACCTCGATCGAGGTCGACGATAATTTCGCCGAATCCGGGCAAGCGTACCTGGTCGGCCTGGGCGTTACTGATTCGCCGGCCTCGCTCGGAACTGAGGCGCTACAATTTAGCGCCGCGGCAAAAGCGCCGATTTTTGCCGAACGCAAACAGAAGCCGACGAACCTGTTTTCGTCCGCCGTCGAGATTGCGCTCGAGTTTGACGAGGTTTCCGACCCGGAGCCGTCCATTTTTACCAAGGTTAAAAACCTGCTGTCGGCGCAAAGCTCCGACCACGCCGAGCGCTTTGGCGCTATCGAAAAGAGTGTCGCAGCAATCGCCGAGGCGCACGCCTCGACAAGCGAGAAAAATGCCTCGTTTGCTGCCGCGGTCGCCGAGCTGCAAAAGCAGGTTAAAGCCAGCGCCGACCAGTATTCGGAACTATTGAGCAACTTTAACTCGTTAAAGGCGGCGCTCGAAAACACACCGGCAAACCACGCCCAGCGCCCGCCCATTACCGGCGGCGACGGGCATGTGCGCGCCGAATATTAA
- a CDS encoding phage major capsid protein, P2 family yields MLEFTRQQYNQFLADQAQNNGIVDATKKFAATPSVEQKLETRIQQSAGFLKRVNFIGVNDQSGQKVGLSIGSTIAGRTDTDTTDRATQDPSSLDPNQYDCKQTNFDTHVKYALLDAWAKFPDFQIRLRDAQMLQQARDRIMIGFNGTSAAVQTNRVTNPLLQDVNVGWVAKLQAEAPARYLTEGGKAAGEIRVGAGNGTTLLPDYTNLDALVYDMRSSLLDPWHARDNTFVAICSSDLVDEKYFPMIETFAETPTEANALDLMVSHKKLGGVMVAEAPFFPARTIMITRLGENDSSNLSIYYQNGKRRLMYIDNPKRDRIETYESANEAYVIEDLGACCVAVNIKIWDGTAFN; encoded by the coding sequence ATGCTCGAATTTACCCGCCAGCAATACAACCAATTTCTCGCCGATCAGGCGCAAAACAACGGCATAGTCGACGCGACCAAAAAGTTTGCCGCGACCCCGAGCGTCGAGCAGAAGCTCGAGACGCGGATCCAGCAAAGCGCGGGATTTTTGAAGCGCGTTAACTTTATCGGCGTTAATGACCAGTCAGGGCAAAAAGTCGGGCTGTCTATCGGCTCGACCATTGCTGGCCGCACCGACACAGACACCACAGACCGCGCGACGCAGGATCCGAGCTCGCTCGATCCGAACCAATACGATTGCAAGCAAACGAACTTCGATACACATGTAAAATACGCACTCCTCGACGCCTGGGCGAAATTCCCCGATTTTCAAATCCGGCTCCGCGATGCGCAAATGCTGCAGCAAGCGCGCGACCGGATTATGATCGGCTTTAATGGCACGAGCGCGGCCGTGCAGACCAACCGCGTCACCAATCCGCTACTCCAGGATGTTAACGTCGGCTGGGTCGCCAAGCTGCAAGCCGAGGCTCCCGCGCGTTACCTGACCGAAGGCGGCAAGGCTGCCGGCGAGATCCGCGTCGGCGCGGGTAATGGCACGACACTCCTACCCGATTACACCAACCTCGACGCCCTGGTTTACGATATGCGCTCGAGCTTGCTCGATCCGTGGCACGCGCGGGACAATACTTTCGTCGCGATCTGCTCGTCCGACCTGGTCGACGAAAAATATTTCCCGATGATCGAAACGTTTGCCGAGACACCAACCGAAGCCAATGCGCTCGATTTGATGGTCTCGCACAAAAAGCTCGGCGGAGTCATGGTCGCCGAGGCGCCGTTTTTCCCGGCAAGAACGATCATGATAACGCGTCTCGGCGAGAACGATTCGTCGAACCTGTCTATCTACTACCAGAACGGCAAGCGTCGATTGATGTATATCGACAACCCCAAGCGCGACCGAATCGAAACCTATGAAAGCGCAAACGAGGCCTATGTTATCGAGGATCTCGGCGCGTGCTGCGTGGCGGTTAATATCAAGATCTGGGACGGTACCGCCTTTAACTAA
- the gpM gene encoding phage terminase small subunit, translating to MPNTPAKKHFERTTAEQQNKEVAEHGRTRANASLYELQLLKIAQHRGELRAIKSQEKKAERKRDFIDTYRDYIDGVIASDTGTEDEVVMTVFVWMIDAGMIVDAVRLAEYALKHNLPMPDKFRRDCATVLAEEIADHVLRSKNDFPDVALLLQVKTLTDERDMHDQVRAKLFKAIGVAFDALGNFAEAGNYYRRALELDPKGSGVKKMIERADREAEKAGQLAR from the coding sequence ATGCCGAACACGCCAGCGAAAAAGCACTTTGAACGGACGACCGCCGAACAGCAAAACAAGGAGGTCGCCGAACACGGCCGCACCCGCGCCAATGCGTCGCTCTATGAGCTGCAGCTCTTGAAAATTGCCCAGCATCGCGGCGAGCTGCGCGCCATTAAAAGCCAGGAAAAGAAAGCCGAGCGAAAGCGTGATTTTATCGACACCTATCGCGACTATATCGACGGCGTGATCGCCTCCGATACCGGCACCGAGGACGAGGTCGTAATGACTGTTTTTGTCTGGATGATCGACGCCGGCATGATTGTCGACGCCGTGCGCCTGGCCGAGTATGCGCTAAAACATAATTTGCCAATGCCGGACAAATTCCGCCGCGATTGCGCGACCGTGCTCGCCGAGGAGATCGCCGACCATGTCTTGCGATCAAAAAATGATTTTCCGGATGTTGCGCTATTGCTCCAGGTTAAGACACTAACCGACGAGCGCGACATGCACGACCAAGTCAGGGCGAAGCTCTTTAAAGCTATCGGCGTCGCCTTTGATGCGCTCGGTAATTTTGCCGAGGCGGGCAACTATTACCGCCGGGCGCTTGAGCTGGATCCGAAAGGATCCGGCGTTAAAAAAATGATAGAGCGCGCCGACCGCGAAGCCGAGAAAGCCGGCCAGCTCGCTCGATAG
- a CDS encoding head completion/stabilization protein has translation MPNIFAPTADPNNTSDQAVANNGFFPDQTVAAFKASTRTVDTVTDQRVVDALSQSIIETNRALADWQAAHELLGITRLADVDSGVINGESELVISYRAAVFARAKALIIDKLRDIDTSREGDARANEYENTRDGYLREAIKNVLAIMGRQTLTVELI, from the coding sequence ATGCCTAACATTTTTGCGCCGACTGCCGACCCGAACAACACAAGCGACCAAGCGGTCGCAAACAACGGCTTTTTTCCTGACCAAACCGTCGCCGCGTTTAAAGCGTCGACGCGCACCGTCGACACGGTCACCGATCAGCGCGTCGTCGATGCGCTGAGCCAATCAATAATCGAAACAAACCGCGCGCTCGCCGACTGGCAAGCCGCGCACGAGCTTCTAGGCATTACTCGGCTCGCCGATGTTGACTCCGGCGTAATAAATGGCGAGTCGGAGCTTGTTATTTCTTATCGCGCCGCGGTATTCGCGCGCGCCAAGGCATTAATAATCGACAAACTGCGCGACATTGACACAAGCCGCGAAGGCGATGCACGCGCCAATGAATACGAGAACACCCGCGACGGCTACTTGCGCGAAGCAATTAAAAATGTGCTCGCCATTATGGGCCGCCAAACGTTAACGGTAGAGTTAATTTAA